One genomic segment of Bacteroides caccae includes these proteins:
- a CDS encoding acyltransferase has product MFEPQRYKYVKPSRGERVKEIIYTLLSSTFWKWRLNLWAYQVINMASDRRYMKVGKNTNVHPTAIIRYGQNVKIGDNCLINHNNLLQPGKGPNGSITIGNYVHTGVNVMFMAFNHGLYTTDVPTKEQDYMDAPIVVEDDVWVGGGSIILSGVTIGKGAVIAAGAVVNKDVPPYAIVGGVPAKVLKYRDGADAK; this is encoded by the coding sequence ATGTTTGAACCACAGAGATATAAATATGTAAAACCATCAAGGGGCGAGCGTGTAAAAGAAATAATTTACACGTTGCTTTCGTCTACTTTCTGGAAATGGCGACTGAACCTTTGGGCTTACCAAGTGATAAACATGGCAAGTGACAGAAGGTATATGAAGGTGGGTAAGAATACCAATGTTCATCCAACGGCTATTATCCGTTACGGTCAGAATGTGAAGATAGGTGATAACTGTCTGATCAACCATAACAACCTGCTTCAGCCAGGAAAAGGTCCCAATGGTAGTATTACCATCGGTAACTATGTGCATACAGGTGTGAACGTGATGTTCATGGCTTTTAATCATGGGCTCTACACAACAGATGTTCCGACCAAGGAGCAGGACTATATGGATGCTCCTATTGTAGTGGAAGATGATGTGTGGGTTGGTGGTGGTAGTATTATACTCTCTGGTGTAACCATCGGTAAAGGTGCTGTCATAGCTGCTGGTGCTGTGGTAAATAAGGATGTGCCTCCATATGCTATTGTTGGTGGTGTGCCTGCAAAAGTGCTGAAGTATAGAGATGGTGCTGATGCAAAGTAA
- a CDS encoding CapA family protein — translation MNKISFIGDVMLGRVIGQRYGKQKNPIVESTLRDKIKEGADWVFANLESPVVYKSQTEGDHLQFRGNPDTLDELKWIDAFILSNNHITDCGTEGITETIEILEQKGFKHNGIFNREYEPFVFEQNGEKIAVVVATDMLNIPFAEDCEWKTLRVGDQAVMDVLQKYHNEDYCVILYVHIGMLFTRYPNPFTKNYLHECVDNGADIVVTVHSHCLGGMEVYKDKPIFYSLGDFVMDGNSFRRRQSAALKLEIEGRKVKAWDIIPAMIDMNYLTVSPDSKTDAEMRKSFEKVSADLKVHATDYQKFFKIQYKKEMLSHTMSTLHFLMKQRGVSGMLKMVGMRFEEVLRMFTWVSKDRSKDRRDDDAIKADRKKFKDEDLFKQ, via the coding sequence ATGAATAAAATATCGTTCATTGGTGATGTAATGTTAGGTCGTGTGATAGGACAACGCTATGGTAAGCAGAAGAATCCTATTGTAGAATCAACATTGCGTGACAAGATAAAAGAAGGAGCTGATTGGGTGTTTGCCAATCTGGAATCGCCTGTTGTTTATAAGTCACAAACCGAGGGAGATCACTTACAGTTTAGGGGTAATCCGGATACATTGGATGAGTTGAAGTGGATTGATGCTTTCATTCTTTCGAATAACCATATTACTGACTGTGGTACAGAGGGAATAACAGAGACTATTGAAATATTGGAGCAGAAAGGCTTCAAACACAATGGTATTTTCAATAGAGAATACGAGCCTTTTGTATTTGAGCAGAATGGTGAGAAGATTGCCGTTGTTGTAGCTACTGATATGCTGAATATCCCATTTGCCGAGGATTGTGAATGGAAAACTCTTCGTGTAGGCGATCAGGCGGTTATGGATGTGCTCCAGAAATATCATAACGAGGATTATTGTGTGATACTGTATGTCCATATAGGTATGTTGTTCACTCGTTACCCGAATCCGTTCACAAAGAATTATTTGCATGAGTGTGTGGATAATGGTGCTGACATTGTGGTAACAGTTCATTCACATTGCCTTGGTGGTATGGAGGTATATAAGGATAAACCAATATTCTACAGTCTGGGTGACTTCGTGATGGACGGTAATTCATTCAGAAGACGACAGTCGGCAGCATTGAAGCTGGAGATTGAAGGAAGAAAGGTTAAGGCATGGGACATCATACCGGCTATGATAGATATGAACTACTTGACTGTTTCCCCTGATTCCAAAACAGATGCAGAGATGCGTAAGAGTTTCGAAAAGGTGTCTGCTGATCTTAAAGTGCATGCTACAGATTATCAGAAGTTCTTCAAGATTCAGTATAAGAAAGAGATGCTCAGCCACACCATGAGTACTCTACATTTCCTGATGAAGCAGAGAGGTGTGAGTGGCATGTTGAAGATGGTGGGAATGCGTTTCGAGGAAGTATTGCGTATGTTTACATGGGTGTCGAAAGACCGCTCTAAAGACAGGCGTGATGATGATGCCATTAAAGCAGACAGAAAGAAATTCAAAGACGAAGATTTATTCAAACAGTAA
- a CDS encoding WecB/TagA/CpsF family glycosyltransferase: MRMIRFAGKDYQYKKLMDGSFMNLPDGTPLTWLGKMWGLKNIECTNGPALFMSMLSEANPKCKHYLLGDTEDVIADILRLNNEQYHANIVGAEALPFCAVEEFDYNGIAKRLEGSGANIVWTAMRAPKQDQFDQILCTHTNKVVAIGVGRAFRLLTGSVQGAPKWAQKMGIAGVFTRKVSLGSALWWYLETFFFLGAYVVQIMFRRLTGKKYYE; encoded by the coding sequence ATGCGTATGATCCGTTTTGCCGGTAAGGATTACCAATACAAGAAATTGATGGATGGTAGTTTTATGAATCTGCCAGACGGTACTCCTTTGACTTGGCTTGGAAAAATGTGGGGATTGAAGAATATCGAGTGCACTAATGGTCCTGCTTTATTCATGAGTATGCTGAGTGAAGCTAATCCAAAGTGTAAGCATTATTTGCTTGGTGATACGGAGGATGTGATTGCAGATATCCTGAGGCTGAACAATGAGCAGTATCATGCCAACATAGTAGGTGCAGAGGCATTGCCATTCTGTGCAGTTGAGGAATTTGACTACAATGGGATTGCAAAGAGACTTGAAGGGTCCGGAGCTAATATCGTATGGACAGCTATGAGAGCACCTAAACAGGACCAGTTTGATCAGATACTATGCACTCATACCAATAAGGTGGTTGCTATTGGTGTGGGGCGTGCTTTCCGTTTGCTTACTGGTTCTGTACAAGGGGCTCCAAAGTGGGCTCAGAAGATGGGAATTGCTGGTGTTTTTACAAGAAAGGTAAGCTTAGGTAGTGCCCTTTGGTGGTATCTAGAAACATTCTTCTTCCTTGGTGCTTACGTAGTTCAGATTATGTTCAGAAGATTAACCGGCAAGAAGTATTATGAATAA
- a CDS encoding ATP-grasp fold amidoligase family protein: MNNPFHKYTENFGYKVLWELITRTHVGRLLSDKLYLKIQYRRILREKLNLDNPQKYNEKLQWLKLYNRRPEYTALVDKYEVKPIIAKQIGEEHIIKTLGVWDNFDDIDFNTLPNQFVLKCTHDSGGLVICKDKSQLNKIEAKRKIEASLKSNFFYFSREWPYKDVKPRIIAEEYMEDETGELKDFKFFCFNGEPKALFIASDRQDKNEETKFDFFDMDFKHLPFRGGHPNATKPIPCPNGFEEMKRLAKILSAGMPHVRVDFYDIDGHIYFGEMTFFHWSGMAPFDPQDWNCKFGEWLKLPEKYNS; this comes from the coding sequence ATGAATAATCCCTTTCATAAATATACAGAGAACTTTGGTTATAAAGTGCTTTGGGAACTAATAACAAGGACACATGTTGGCAGGTTACTGTCAGATAAACTGTATCTTAAAATCCAATATAGGCGTATATTGAGAGAGAAATTGAATCTGGATAATCCTCAAAAGTATAACGAGAAGCTTCAGTGGCTTAAACTATATAACAGAAGACCAGAATATACAGCACTGGTTGATAAGTACGAAGTAAAGCCAATAATAGCAAAACAGATAGGCGAAGAGCATATTATCAAAACTCTTGGTGTCTGGGATAATTTTGACGATATTGATTTCAATACGCTTCCAAATCAATTTGTGTTAAAATGCACTCACGATAGTGGAGGACTTGTTATATGCAAGGATAAATCTCAGTTGAATAAAATAGAAGCCAAAAGAAAAATAGAGGCTTCTTTAAAATCAAATTTCTTTTATTTCTCTAGAGAGTGGCCATATAAGGATGTCAAGCCTAGAATCATTGCAGAGGAATATATGGAAGATGAGACTGGAGAGTTGAAGGATTTTAAGTTCTTCTGTTTCAATGGTGAACCAAAGGCTTTATTTATTGCTTCTGATCGACAGGATAAAAACGAAGAGACAAAATTTGATTTCTTCGATATGGATTTCAAACATCTTCCATTCAGAGGAGGACACCCTAATGCAACTAAGCCGATACCATGTCCTAATGGTTTCGAAGAAATGAAAAGACTAGCTAAGATATTGTCTGCCGGCATGCCTCATGTCAGAGTCGACTTTTATGATATAGATGGTCATATTTATTTTGGAGAGATGACATTTTTTCATTGGAGTGGAATGGCTCCATTTGATCCTCAAGATTGGAACTGCAAATTTGGTGAATGGCTGAAACTCCCAGAAAAGTATAATTCATAA